The Amycolatopsis viridis genome window below encodes:
- the menD gene encoding 2-succinyl-5-enolpyruvyl-6-hydroxy-3-cyclohexene-1-carboxylic-acid synthase → MNPSTAQAKVIVDELVRNTVSHVVLCPGSRNAPLSLALHDAAAAGRLQLHVRIDERGAGFLALGIAARTGRPVAVVCTSGTAAANFHPAVLEADRAGVPLIVLTADRPPELRAAGANQVIDQQRLYGNAVRYFDELAVAERRGGQNAYWRSQICRAWNAAYGEWRCGPVHLNVPFREPLVPDGDDEWYESLEGRPGGERWTELPDFGALPSFVVPSARCGLVVACDSGVRAASEWGEQHGWPVISETGGLGLLGSSAISSGVWLLGAEEFIRRHKPEQVLCLGRPTVFRQIQQLLSDADVEVLLVRPDSDWPAPAHNVRQVGQWFDSPTKPADPDWLAAWQRADGLANAAVDRALRQEQWPSGLRLASELVDALPPDALLVVGSSNPARDVALAGRMRPDVLVHRNRGVAGIDGTVSTAIGAATVHRGPSYALLGDLTFLHDINGLLAGPASTRPDLTIVVLNDDGGGIFSLLEQGAPEHRDSFEHVFGTPHGADLAALCSGFDVPHVLAGTIDEFRAALRPAPGLRVVEVQVDRSRHRDLHARIRTAVSTALS, encoded by the coding sequence GTGAATCCGTCGACCGCGCAGGCCAAGGTCATCGTGGACGAACTCGTCCGCAACACCGTCTCGCACGTCGTGCTGTGCCCCGGCTCCCGCAACGCGCCGCTGTCGCTGGCGCTGCACGACGCTGCCGCGGCCGGGCGGCTCCAGCTGCACGTCCGCATCGACGAGCGGGGCGCCGGTTTCCTCGCGCTCGGCATCGCCGCGCGCACCGGACGCCCGGTCGCCGTCGTGTGCACGAGCGGCACCGCGGCGGCGAACTTCCACCCTGCCGTGCTGGAAGCGGACCGGGCCGGGGTCCCGCTGATCGTGCTCACCGCCGACCGCCCGCCCGAGCTGCGCGCCGCGGGCGCCAACCAGGTCATCGACCAGCAGCGGCTGTACGGCAACGCGGTCCGCTACTTCGACGAGCTGGCCGTCGCCGAGCGGCGCGGCGGCCAGAACGCGTACTGGCGCAGCCAGATCTGCCGGGCGTGGAACGCCGCCTACGGCGAGTGGCGCTGCGGCCCGGTGCACCTGAACGTGCCGTTCCGTGAACCGCTGGTGCCCGACGGCGACGACGAGTGGTACGAGTCGCTGGAAGGCAGGCCCGGCGGGGAGCGGTGGACCGAGCTGCCCGACTTCGGTGCGCTGCCGTCGTTCGTGGTGCCGTCGGCGCGCTGTGGCCTGGTCGTGGCGTGCGACAGCGGGGTCCGCGCGGCGAGCGAATGGGGTGAGCAGCACGGCTGGCCGGTGATCTCGGAGACCGGGGGACTGGGCCTGCTCGGGTCGTCGGCGATCTCGTCCGGGGTGTGGCTGCTCGGCGCCGAGGAGTTCATCCGGCGGCACAAGCCGGAGCAGGTGCTGTGCCTGGGCCGGCCGACGGTGTTCCGCCAGATCCAGCAGCTGCTGTCCGACGCCGACGTCGAGGTGCTGCTGGTCCGGCCCGATTCGGACTGGCCGGCACCGGCGCACAACGTGCGGCAGGTCGGGCAGTGGTTCGACTCGCCGACCAAACCGGCCGACCCGGACTGGCTGGCCGCGTGGCAGCGTGCGGACGGCCTGGCGAACGCGGCGGTGGACCGGGCGTTGCGGCAGGAACAGTGGCCCAGTGGGTTGCGGCTGGCGTCCGAGCTGGTCGACGCGCTCCCGCCGGACGCGCTGCTGGTGGTGGGTTCGTCGAACCCGGCGCGGGACGTGGCGCTGGCCGGCCGCATGCGCCCGGACGTGCTGGTGCACCGCAACCGCGGGGTGGCGGGCATCGACGGCACGGTGTCCACGGCGATCGGCGCGGCGACGGTGCACCGCGGCCCCTCCTACGCCCTGCTCGGCGACCTGACGTTCCTGCACGACATCAACGGTCTGCTGGCCGGCCCGGCGAGCACCCGGCCGGACCTGACGATCGTGGTGCTCAACGACGACGGCGGCGGGATCTTCTCGCTGCTGGAGCAGGGCGCGCCCGAGCACCGCGACTCGTTCGAGCACGTGTTCGGCACCCCGCACGGCGCAGACCTGGCAGCGTTGTGCAGCGGCTTCGATGTCCCGCACGTGCTCGCCGGCACGATCGACGAGTTCCGCGCTGCTCTCCGGCCCGCGCCCGGGCTGCGGGTCGTCGAGGTGCAGGTGGACCGCTCGCGCCACCGCGACCTGCACGCCCGCATCCGCACCGCGGTCTCCACCGCCCTCTCCTGA
- a CDS encoding 1,4-dihydroxy-2-naphthoyl-CoA synthase, translating into MHDARVSELFDPSAWTEIEGFGFTDITYHRSVEARSGKRVVRVAFDRPEVRNAFRPHTVDELYRALDHARMSSDVGCVLLTGNGPSPKDGGWAFCSGGDQRIRGRSGYQYASGETSDTIDPARAGRLHILEVQRLIRFMPKVVIAVVPGWAAGGGHSLHVVCDLTLASAEHARFKQTDADVGSFDGGFGSAYLAREVGQKFAREVFFLGREYDAEQMHRMGAVNAVVPHAELEAEALRWGWEVLGKSPTAQRMLKYAFNLIDDGLVGQQVFAGESTRLAYMQDEAVEGRDAFLQKRDPDWSAFPYYY; encoded by the coding sequence GTGCATGACGCCCGCGTTTCCGAGCTGTTCGACCCGTCCGCCTGGACCGAAATCGAGGGTTTCGGTTTCACCGACATCACCTATCACCGTTCCGTCGAGGCTCGCTCCGGCAAACGCGTCGTCCGCGTCGCGTTCGATCGCCCCGAGGTTCGTAACGCCTTCCGCCCGCACACCGTCGACGAGCTGTACCGCGCTCTCGACCACGCGCGGATGAGCTCGGATGTCGGCTGTGTCCTCCTGACGGGGAACGGTCCCTCGCCGAAGGACGGTGGGTGGGCGTTCTGTTCCGGTGGTGACCAGCGTATTCGCGGTCGGTCCGGGTATCAGTACGCGAGCGGCGAGACCTCCGACACCATCGACCCGGCGCGGGCCGGGCGCCTGCACATCCTCGAGGTCCAGCGGCTGATCAGGTTCATGCCGAAGGTGGTGATCGCGGTGGTCCCGGGCTGGGCCGCGGGTGGCGGGCACTCGCTGCACGTGGTGTGTGACCTGACGCTCGCCTCCGCCGAGCACGCCCGGTTCAAGCAGACCGACGCCGACGTGGGCTCGTTCGACGGCGGGTTCGGCTCGGCCTACCTGGCGCGCGAGGTGGGCCAGAAGTTCGCGCGGGAGGTTTTCTTCCTGGGCCGTGAGTACGACGCCGAGCAGATGCACCGGATGGGCGCGGTGAACGCGGTGGTGCCGCACGCCGAGCTGGAGGCCGAGGCGCTGCGGTGGGGCTGGGAGGTCCTCGGCAAGTCGCCGACGGCGCAGCGGATGCTGAAGTACGCGTTCAACCTCATCGACGACGGGCTCGTCGGCCAGCAGGTCTTCGCGGGGGAGAGCACCCGGCTGGCGTACATGCAGGACGAGGCCGTCGAGGGCCGGGACGCGTTCCTGCAGAAACGCGACCCCGACTGGTCGGCCTTCCCCTACTACTACTGA
- the menE gene encoding o-succinylbenzoate--CoA ligase has product MREVWLRGPESIDELAGAVAAALDGGEPVLPLDGRDPQAAGLLAAMRPDQPVEDGTAVLIATSGSTGEPKGVLLSADALRASATATHARLGGAGRWLLSTPANYIGGLQVLVRSMLAGQPFAVLPPGPFRADRFAEAARPVLVADGPRYTAMVPTQLTRLLDAGGPGLAAAKAFDAIILGAAATTPALRARAAEAGVRIIPSYGMSETASGCVYDGVPLDGVGVRIAADGRVLIAGPVLTHGYRLRPDLTAESFDGEWFRTGDRGQLRDGRLEVLGRLDDVINTGGVKVSAAAVERLITALPGVRETCVVGLPDPEWGQIVAAAVVPEGEAPGVAELRAAVRAEAGAAAVPKRVEFVTTLPLRGPGKVDRTAVVDQIFPPVG; this is encoded by the coding sequence GTGCGCGAGGTCTGGCTGCGGGGTCCGGAGTCGATCGACGAGCTGGCCGGGGCGGTGGCCGCGGCCCTGGACGGGGGCGAGCCGGTGCTCCCCCTGGACGGCCGCGATCCGCAGGCCGCCGGGCTGCTCGCCGCGATGCGACCGGACCAGCCGGTCGAGGACGGCACGGCGGTGCTCATCGCGACCTCGGGATCCACCGGTGAGCCCAAGGGCGTCCTGCTCTCCGCCGACGCGTTGCGGGCGTCCGCCACGGCCACCCACGCCCGGCTCGGGGGTGCCGGGCGGTGGCTGCTCTCGACCCCGGCGAACTACATCGGCGGGCTGCAGGTGCTGGTGCGGTCGATGCTCGCCGGGCAGCCGTTCGCGGTCCTGCCGCCCGGCCCGTTCCGCGCGGACCGCTTCGCCGAGGCCGCCCGGCCGGTGCTCGTCGCGGACGGGCCGCGGTACACCGCGATGGTGCCGACCCAGCTGACCCGCCTGCTCGACGCCGGTGGCCCGGGGCTGGCGGCGGCGAAGGCGTTCGACGCGATCATCCTCGGCGCCGCCGCGACCACCCCGGCCCTGCGTGCCCGCGCGGCCGAGGCCGGGGTGCGGATCATCCCGTCCTACGGGATGAGCGAGACCGCCAGCGGGTGCGTCTACGACGGCGTACCGCTCGACGGGGTCGGGGTGCGGATCGCCGCCGACGGGCGCGTCCTGATCGCCGGGCCGGTCCTGACCCACGGTTACCGGCTGCGGCCCGACCTGACCGCGGAGTCGTTCGACGGCGAGTGGTTCCGGACCGGGGACCGCGGACAGCTGCGCGACGGTCGTCTCGAAGTGCTCGGCCGCCTCGACGACGTGATCAACACCGGTGGGGTGAAGGTGTCCGCGGCAGCGGTGGAACGCCTGATCACGGCTCTGCCCGGGGTGCGGGAGACGTGTGTGGTCGGGCTGCCGGACCCGGAGTGGGGCCAGATCGTGGCCGCCGCGGTGGTACCCGAGGGCGAGGCGCCGGGCGTGGCCGAGCTGCGGGCCGCGGTCCGCGCCGAGGCGGGCGCCGCGGCCGTGCCGAAGCGGGTCGAGTTCGTTACCACACTCCCGCTCCGCGGACCGGGCAAAGTCGACCGGACGGCAGTCGTCGACCAGATTTTTCCCCCGGTTGGTTGA
- a CDS encoding 1,4-dihydroxy-2-naphthoate polyprenyltransferase, with translation MATVTEWIEGARPRTLPNAVAPVVAGVGATIQLGAFSWWQSLLALLVALALIIGVNFANDYSDGIRGTDTDRVGPLRLVGSGAAAPKLVLAAALTSFGVAGVVGLVLVAATGRWWLIAVGAACILGAWFYTGGRKPYGYAGLGEVAVFIFFGLAAVLGTVYVQAGRISWEALGAAVAVGCFSMGVLVANNLRDIPTDRVAGKVTLAVRLGDAGTRRFYLALIAVPYVVTLLLAIGHPLPLIALVTAPLLRTPVRAITSGGTGPRLIPVLKDTGLAMLGWSLLTAIGLAVS, from the coding sequence ATGGCGACTGTGACGGAATGGATCGAGGGGGCCCGCCCCCGGACGCTGCCGAACGCGGTGGCGCCGGTGGTGGCGGGCGTGGGGGCGACGATCCAGCTGGGGGCCTTTTCGTGGTGGCAGTCCCTGCTCGCCCTCCTGGTGGCGCTGGCGCTGATCATCGGCGTCAACTTCGCCAACGACTACTCCGACGGCATCCGCGGCACGGACACCGACCGGGTCGGTCCGCTGCGCCTGGTCGGCTCCGGTGCCGCGGCACCGAAACTCGTGCTCGCGGCGGCCCTGACCTCCTTCGGCGTGGCCGGCGTGGTCGGGCTGGTGCTGGTCGCGGCCACCGGCCGGTGGTGGCTGATCGCGGTGGGCGCGGCGTGCATCCTCGGCGCCTGGTTCTACACCGGCGGCCGCAAGCCCTACGGGTACGCCGGGCTCGGCGAGGTCGCGGTGTTCATCTTCTTCGGGCTGGCCGCGGTGCTCGGGACGGTGTACGTGCAGGCCGGCCGGATCAGCTGGGAGGCGCTGGGGGCCGCGGTGGCCGTGGGGTGCTTCTCGATGGGCGTGCTGGTGGCCAACAACCTGCGGGACATCCCGACCGACCGGGTGGCCGGCAAGGTGACGCTGGCCGTCCGCCTGGGCGACGCCGGCACGCGGCGCTTCTACCTGGCGCTGATCGCGGTGCCGTACGTGGTGACGCTGCTGCTGGCGATCGGGCACCCGCTGCCGTTGATCGCCCTGGTGACCGCGCCGCTGCTGCGGACCCCGGTGCGGGCCATCACCAGCGGCGGCACCGGCCCGCGGCTGATCCCGGTGCTGAAGGACACCGGGCTGGCGATGCTGGGGTGGTCGTTGCTGACGGCGATCGGGCTCGCGGTCAGCTGA
- a CDS encoding PLP-dependent cysteine synthase family protein gives MPPASRAWVREAIRLLEADANRSADTHLHCFPLPPEWGVDLYLKDESVHPTGSLKHRLARSLLLYGLVNGQIGPDTTLIEASSGSTAVSEAYFARMLGLDFVTVVPRKTSREKIELIEFYGGRCHFVDIPSAMYSEAERLAAECGGHYLDQFTYAERATDWRGNNNIAESVFAQMRAERHPVPSWIVVGAGTGGTSATFGRYVRYRRHTTKVAVADPENSSFYGAWETGALDYTTGMPSRIEGIGRPRVEPSFVPTVIDHMIRVPDAASMAAIRLLRERTGHWAGGSTGTSLYAAFEIIAGMLEAGQVGSVVTLICDGGERYAHTYYNDEWIAEQGFDLAPHTARMEEFLATGKWVS, from the coding sequence ATGCCGCCGGCGAGTAGGGCGTGGGTGCGCGAGGCGATCCGGCTTCTGGAGGCCGACGCGAACCGCAGCGCCGACACCCACCTGCACTGCTTCCCGCTCCCGCCGGAATGGGGCGTGGACCTCTACCTCAAGGACGAGTCGGTGCACCCGACCGGCTCGCTCAAGCACCGCCTGGCCCGGTCGCTGCTGCTGTACGGGCTGGTCAACGGCCAGATCGGGCCGGACACCACGCTGATCGAGGCGTCCAGCGGCTCGACCGCTGTGTCCGAGGCGTACTTCGCGCGCATGCTCGGGCTCGACTTCGTGACCGTGGTGCCGCGCAAGACCAGCCGCGAGAAGATCGAACTGATCGAGTTCTACGGCGGCCGGTGCCACTTCGTCGACATCCCGTCCGCGATGTACAGCGAGGCGGAACGGCTCGCCGCCGAGTGCGGCGGCCACTACCTCGACCAGTTCACCTACGCCGAGCGGGCCACCGACTGGCGCGGCAACAACAACATCGCGGAGTCCGTGTTCGCCCAGATGCGTGCCGAACGGCACCCGGTGCCGTCGTGGATCGTGGTGGGCGCGGGCACCGGCGGGACGAGCGCGACCTTCGGCCGGTACGTGCGGTACCGCAGGCACACCACGAAGGTCGCGGTGGCCGATCCGGAGAACTCGTCGTTCTACGGCGCGTGGGAAACCGGCGCGCTGGACTACACGACCGGCATGCCGTCGCGGATCGAGGGCATTGGCCGGCCGCGCGTGGAGCCGTCCTTCGTGCCGACGGTCATCGACCACATGATCCGGGTGCCGGACGCCGCGTCCATGGCGGCGATCCGGCTGCTGCGGGAACGCACCGGGCACTGGGCGGGCGGCTCGACCGGCACGAGCCTGTACGCGGCGTTCGAGATCATCGCCGGCATGCTCGAAGCGGGTCAGGTGGGCAGTGTGGTGACCCTCATCTGCGACGGTGGCGAGCGGTACGCGCACACCTACTACAACGACGAGTGGATCGCCGAGCAGGGCTTCGACCTGGCCCCGCACACCGCGCGGATGGAGGAGTTCCTGGCCACCGGCAAGTGGGTCAGCTGA
- a CDS encoding DUF4229 domain-containing protein has product MSETRTHLGRDLTLYLLARFGLIVVVAAVLVLVKVPLLVAVAVGVVVGLPVGLLVFRKLNARVTAGLAARNEHRARERAKLRAQLRGEDAAGE; this is encoded by the coding sequence GTGAGCGAGACCCGTACCCATCTGGGCCGCGACCTGACGCTTTACCTGCTCGCGCGGTTCGGGCTGATCGTCGTCGTGGCGGCCGTGCTCGTGCTGGTGAAGGTGCCGTTGCTGGTCGCCGTGGCCGTCGGCGTCGTGGTCGGGCTGCCGGTCGGCCTGCTCGTCTTCCGCAAGCTGAACGCGCGGGTCACCGCCGGCCTCGCGGCGCGCAACGAGCACCGCGCGCGGGAGCGGGCCAAGCTGCGCGCCCAGCTGCGGGGTGAAGATGCCGCCGGCGAGTAG
- a CDS encoding Lrp/AsnC family transcriptional regulator, giving the protein MDALDRKIIAALRLNGRATYAELGRTVGLAASSVHERVGKLEAAGVITGYHATVNPSTVGLGVTALVGIQPTDTADDNEVAEELGALPEVESCYAVAGDEAFVVKVRVPTVDELEHTLGRLRRIGGVARTRTTVVLSTRFEGRPNNTVLEDPPRSGA; this is encoded by the coding sequence GTGGATGCGCTGGACCGCAAGATCATCGCCGCGTTGCGCCTGAACGGCCGGGCCACCTACGCGGAGCTGGGCCGCACCGTGGGGCTGGCCGCCTCGTCCGTGCACGAGCGGGTCGGCAAGCTCGAGGCGGCCGGGGTGATCACCGGCTACCACGCGACCGTCAACCCGAGCACCGTCGGCCTCGGCGTCACCGCACTGGTCGGCATCCAGCCGACCGACACCGCGGACGACAACGAGGTCGCCGAGGAGCTGGGCGCGCTGCCCGAGGTGGAGAGCTGCTACGCGGTCGCCGGCGACGAGGCGTTCGTGGTCAAGGTCCGCGTGCCCACGGTCGACGAGCTGGAGCACACCCTCGGCCGGCTGCGCCGCATCGGCGGGGTGGCCCGCACCCGCACCACCGTGGTGCTGTCGACCCGGTTCGAGGGACGGCCGAACAACACGGTGCTCGAAGATCCGCCGCGGTCCGGCGCGTAG
- a CDS encoding BldC family transcriptional regulator, with protein MTASTGGRLLTPGEVAALFRVDPKTVTRWATAGRIGSIRTPGGHRRFRESEVNALLAELTTDASEPTRV; from the coding sequence ATGACCGCGAGCACGGGAGGGCGCCTGCTGACGCCCGGCGAAGTCGCCGCGTTGTTCCGGGTGGACCCGAAGACCGTGACCCGCTGGGCGACCGCGGGCCGCATCGGCTCGATCCGCACCCCCGGTGGGCACCGGCGGTTCCGGGAGTCCGAGGTCAACGCCCTGCTGGCCGAGCTCACCACGGACGCCAGCGAGCCGACACGGGTCTGA
- a CDS encoding MinD/ParA family ATP-binding protein, producing MTEPREPGSYFSDERTDSASHPAPPPPRPLPQPGYDPNLPPLQQQYGQPQYQYPPLPQPSRPRHAAPEQGVRPPKRVPQSGWRKVVYVASGKLINPGESPQEQRQRELVARVNQPLRGCFRIAMLSLKGGVGKTTVTTTLGSTFAALRGDRVIAVDANPDRGTLSQKIPIETTATVRHLLRDADRITRYSDVRAYTSQGTSRLEILASEQDPAVSEAFSESDYLRTIALLEHFYNIVLTDCGTGLMHSAMKGVLDAADSLVVVSSASADGSRSASATLDWLDAHGYGDLVKRSVTVINSVRPKAGSVDLDKLAAHFAARTRAVCRIPFDPHLEEGAEIELERLTPETRMALLELAATMADAFPGKR from the coding sequence ATGACCGAGCCGCGCGAACCCGGGTCCTACTTCTCCGACGAACGAACCGACTCCGCCTCGCACCCGGCTCCTCCTCCGCCGCGGCCGCTCCCGCAGCCCGGCTACGACCCCAACCTACCCCCGTTGCAGCAGCAGTACGGGCAGCCGCAGTACCAGTACCCGCCCCTGCCGCAGCCCTCCCGGCCGCGTCACGCCGCGCCCGAGCAGGGCGTGCGGCCGCCGAAACGGGTGCCCCAGTCGGGCTGGCGCAAGGTGGTCTACGTCGCCTCCGGCAAGTTGATCAACCCGGGGGAGAGCCCGCAGGAGCAGCGCCAGCGCGAGCTGGTGGCGCGGGTGAACCAGCCGCTGCGCGGGTGCTTCCGGATCGCGATGCTGAGCCTCAAGGGCGGGGTCGGCAAGACCACCGTCACCACGACCCTGGGTTCGACGTTCGCGGCGCTGCGCGGCGACCGGGTGATCGCGGTGGACGCCAACCCGGACCGCGGGACGCTGTCGCAGAAGATCCCGATCGAGACCACCGCCACGGTGCGGCACCTGCTGCGGGACGCGGACCGGATCACCCGTTACAGCGACGTGCGGGCCTACACCTCGCAGGGGACGAGCCGGCTGGAGATCCTCGCCAGCGAGCAGGACCCGGCGGTGTCGGAGGCGTTTTCGGAAAGCGACTACCTGCGCACGATCGCGCTGCTGGAGCACTTCTACAACATCGTGCTCACCGACTGCGGCACCGGTCTGATGCACTCGGCGATGAAGGGCGTGCTGGACGCGGCCGACTCGCTGGTCGTGGTGTCGTCGGCGTCGGCGGACGGTTCCCGCAGCGCGTCGGCCACGCTCGACTGGCTGGACGCGCACGGCTACGGTGACCTGGTGAAACGGTCGGTGACCGTGATCAATTCGGTGCGACCGAAGGCCGGTTCGGTCGACCTGGACAAGCTGGCGGCGCACTTCGCGGCGCGGACCAGGGCGGTGTGCCGGATCCCGTTCGACCCGCACCTGGAGGAGGGCGCGGAGATCGAGCTGGAGCGCCTGACGCCGGAGACGCGCATGGCGCTCCTGGAACTCGCCGCGACCATGGCCGACGCGTTCCCCGGGAAGCGGTGA
- the ccsB gene encoding c-type cytochrome biogenesis protein CcsB, with amino-acid sequence MPGAAVDATLSQYSDWSYTTATAVYVLALVFFLIEQSFGAKGRRAAERSRERARELVGAGGPGSTETVTPPAEPPAARASRGRAERIGRMGVSLTVLGALLHVAALVLRGVATHRVPWGNMYEYIMAVTLIAVVTWLVVIRKFPARHLSGFLLLPVVILMFVGGTMLYTVAAPVQPALQSYWLVIHVSAAATSSGIFLVPGVASILYLVRTAHERDPKRFARFASRLPAADVLDRIAYRTTVFAFPLFTFGVLCGAVWAEAAWGRFWGWDPKETTAFIAWVVYAAYLHSRATAGWRGTRAAVINTLGFAVTVFNLFFVNLVTTGLHSYAGVG; translated from the coding sequence ATGCCGGGCGCTGCTGTTGATGCAACGTTGTCCCAGTACAGCGACTGGTCCTACACCACCGCGACCGCCGTCTACGTACTGGCGCTGGTCTTCTTCCTCATCGAACAGTCCTTCGGTGCCAAGGGGCGCCGTGCGGCCGAGCGCTCCCGGGAGCGAGCGCGCGAACTGGTCGGCGCCGGCGGTCCGGGCAGCACCGAGACCGTCACCCCTCCGGCTGAACCTCCAGCGGCCCGCGCGAGCCGTGGCCGCGCCGAGCGCATCGGCCGGATGGGCGTGTCCCTCACGGTCCTGGGCGCGCTGCTGCACGTGGCCGCACTGGTGTTGCGCGGCGTGGCGACCCACCGCGTGCCGTGGGGGAACATGTACGAATACATCATGGCGGTGACGCTCATCGCCGTGGTGACCTGGCTCGTGGTGATCCGCAAGTTCCCGGCGCGGCACCTGTCCGGATTCCTGCTGCTGCCGGTCGTCATCCTGATGTTCGTCGGCGGCACGATGCTCTACACCGTGGCCGCGCCGGTGCAGCCCGCGTTGCAGTCGTACTGGCTGGTCATCCACGTATCCGCGGCCGCCACCTCGTCCGGCATCTTCCTGGTGCCCGGCGTGGCCAGCATCCTCTACCTGGTCCGCACCGCCCACGAGCGCGACCCGAAGCGCTTCGCCCGGTTCGCCTCGCGCCTGCCCGCCGCCGACGTGCTCGACCGCATCGCCTACCGCACCACGGTGTTCGCGTTCCCGCTGTTCACCTTCGGCGTGCTGTGCGGCGCCGTGTGGGCCGAGGCCGCGTGGGGCCGGTTCTGGGGCTGGGACCCCAAGGAGACCACGGCGTTCATCGCCTGGGTCGTCTACGCCGCCTACCTGCACTCGCGGGCGACGGCCGGCTGGCGCGGAACCCGCGCCGCGGTCATCAACACCCTCGGGTTCGCGGTGACGGTGTTCAACCTGTTCTTCGTCAACCTCGTCACGACCGGCCTGCATTCCTACGCCGGGGTCGGCTGA
- the resB gene encoding cytochrome c biogenesis protein ResB: MTATEAPPHPKPYRNSPAKRILAFLRNTWRGLTAMRTALILLFLLALAALPGALLPQRTLNAPKTEQYIAAHGWWGTLLDRLQFFDVYSSVWFSAIYLLLMVSLVGCLLPRSVEYLKAMRAQPVLTPRNLSRLPHFATATTPRDADEVMAAARARLKGWRSVERAEDGGVRTLSAERGFLRETGNLVFHFAMLGLIIAFALGKMYTYEGQVIVQANGSQFCNSGIYAYDSFTPGLRVDGTELEPFCVKVNDFTADFTPAGQPVQYRSNVQYQSGTDLQTGTWHNYLLEVNSPLRLAGDRVYLLGNGYSPIFTVTWPDGTTRTRAVQWRPTDGTATLSEGATKFDPPNITDPFARRTKQLAITGLFAPDGVLHGGVLTGGGPRMTDPMAAVDVMRGDLGLDSGKSQSIFSIDQSMVDDGRLTRVARQNLAVGQSITLDDGTVVRFDGAQRYVSLQISHDPTQTYVLGFAIAMLLGLGLSLVIKRRRLWVRVVPDGEAGTGTVVEVGGLARTDQAGYGEEFTRIAEELLTGTRKTR; the protein is encoded by the coding sequence GTGACCGCCACCGAAGCGCCCCCGCACCCCAAGCCGTACCGCAACTCACCGGCCAAGCGGATCCTGGCGTTCCTGCGCAACACCTGGCGCGGGCTCACCGCGATGCGCACCGCGCTGATCCTGCTGTTCCTGCTCGCGCTCGCCGCGCTGCCCGGTGCCCTGCTGCCGCAGCGCACGCTCAACGCGCCGAAGACCGAGCAGTACATCGCCGCCCACGGCTGGTGGGGCACGCTGCTGGACCGCCTGCAGTTCTTCGACGTCTACTCGAGCGTCTGGTTCTCGGCGATCTACCTGCTGCTGATGGTCTCGCTGGTGGGCTGCCTCCTGCCGCGCAGCGTCGAGTACCTCAAGGCGATGCGCGCCCAGCCGGTGCTCACCCCGCGCAACCTGTCCCGGCTGCCGCACTTCGCCACCGCGACCACGCCGCGCGACGCCGACGAGGTGATGGCCGCCGCCCGCGCCCGGCTGAAGGGCTGGCGCAGCGTCGAGCGCGCGGAGGACGGCGGCGTCCGCACGCTGAGCGCGGAGCGCGGCTTCCTGCGTGAGACCGGCAACCTCGTCTTCCACTTCGCGATGCTCGGCCTGATCATCGCCTTCGCGCTCGGCAAGATGTACACCTACGAGGGCCAGGTGATCGTCCAGGCCAACGGGTCCCAGTTCTGCAACTCCGGCATCTACGCCTACGACTCGTTCACCCCGGGCCTGCGCGTGGACGGCACCGAGCTCGAGCCGTTCTGCGTGAAGGTGAACGACTTCACCGCCGACTTCACCCCGGCCGGCCAGCCCGTCCAGTACCGGTCGAACGTCCAGTACCAGTCGGGGACGGACCTGCAGACCGGCACCTGGCACAACTACCTGCTCGAGGTGAACTCGCCGCTGCGGCTCGCCGGCGACCGCGTCTACCTGCTGGGCAACGGCTACTCGCCGATCTTCACGGTGACCTGGCCCGACGGCACCACCCGCACCAGGGCGGTCCAGTGGCGCCCGACCGACGGCACCGCCACCCTGAGCGAGGGCGCCACCAAGTTCGACCCGCCGAACATCACCGACCCGTTCGCGCGGCGCACCAAGCAGCTCGCGATCACCGGCCTGTTCGCGCCCGACGGCGTGCTGCACGGCGGCGTGCTCACCGGCGGTGGCCCGCGGATGACCGACCCGATGGCCGCGGTCGACGTGATGCGCGGTGACCTCGGCCTCGACTCGGGCAAGAGCCAGTCGATCTTCTCCATCGACCAGTCCATGGTGGACGACGGACGGCTCACCCGGGTGGCCCGGCAAAACCTGGCCGTCGGCCAGTCGATCACCCTCGACGACGGCACCGTGGTCCGGTTCGACGGGGCCCAGCGCTACGTGTCGCTCCAGATCTCGCACGACCCCACCCAGACCTACGTCCTCGGGTTCGCGATCGCCATGCTGCTGGGCCTCGGGTTGTCGTTGGTGATCAAACGGCGCAGGCTGTGGGTGCGGGTCGTCCCGGACGGCGAGGCCGGGACAGGTACCGTGGTCGAGGTGGGCGGGCTCGCCCGCACCGACCAGGCGGGCTACGGCGAGGAGTTCACCCGGATCGCGGAAGAGCTGCTCACAGGCACCAGGAAGACGAGGTAA